In the genome of Magnolia sinica isolate HGM2019 chromosome 2, MsV1, whole genome shotgun sequence, one region contains:
- the LOC131236445 gene encoding WAT1-related protein At1g21890-like yields MEGQNPSGSFSGVFRKLKPYLAMISLQFGYAGLHIVTVLCLKGGMNHYVLVVYRHAVATAVIAPFAFLLERKVRPKMTISTFLKIMLLGLLEPVIDQNLYYVGLTYTSATFASALFNILPAITFIMAIICRLEKVKIKELSSQAKVAGTVLTVAGAMVMTVYKGPILNLLGLRHVHHETASMGADQNWLKGTFMIIGSCTGWSAFFIVQSFTLKAYPAELSLTALICVMGMVQGAAVALVMERGAAVWSIGWDTRLLGPVYSGIVCSGIAYYVQGIVMKERGPVFVTAFNPLCMVIVAVLGSLILSEELRLGRVIGAIIIVIGLYSVVWGKSKDPLESAPSVDKKKGALELPTAMIDVGKTTSHDHLTGGIVVENPPRDTLSLK; encoded by the exons ATGGAAGGCCAAAACCCAAGTGGGTCATTTTCTGGTGTCTTTAGAAAGCTGAAGCCTTACTTGGCCATGATTTCCTTACAATTCGGCTACGCCGGCCTACACATCGTCACCGTTCTTTGTCTCAAGGGTGGGATGAACCACTACGTGCTTGTTGTCTATCGCCATGCGGTTGCAACCGCCGTCATTGCCCCCTTCGCTTTCTTGCTAGAGAG GAAAGTGAGGCCGAAAATGACAATCTCTACATTCTTGAAGATAATGTTGCTGGGTTTACTTGA GCCTGTGATTGATCAGAATCTTTATTACGTGGGGTTGACATACACATCTGCAACTTTTGCATCTGCGTTGTTTAATATCCTTCCTGCCATAACCTTTATCATGGCAATCATCTGCAG GTTAGAGAAAGTGAAAATTAAGGAGTTGTCTAGCCAAGCTAAGGTTGCTGGAACAGTACTTACGGTAGCTGGAGCGATGGTCATGACAGTGTATAAGGGCCCCATCTTAAACTTATTAGGATTGAGACACGTGCACCACGAAACCGCAAGCATGGGAGCTGATCAGAACTGGCTCAAAGGGACTTTCATGATCATTGGCAGTTGCACCGGTTGGTCTGCCTTCTTCATAGTGCAA TCATTCACACTAAAGGCGTACCCAGCGGAGCTATCGCTGACTGCGTTGATATGCGTGATGGGCATGGTGCAAGGGGCTGCAGTGGCTCTCGTGATGGAACGTGGTGCTGCTGTATGGTCCATCGGATGGGACACGAGACTCCTTGGTCCCGTATATTCg GGTATAGTATGCTCTGGCATCGCTTACTACGTGCAAGGAATCGTGATGAAAGAGCGTGGCCCAGTTTTTGTGACTGCTTTCAACCCTCTGTGTATGGTCATCGTCGCTGTCTTGGGGTCTCTCATCCTCTCCGAGGAACTACGCTTAGGAAG GGTAATCGGTGCCATTATCATAGTCATCGGTCTTTATTCTGTTGTGTGGGGCAAAAGTAAGGACCCCTTGGAATCAGCACCGTCAGTTGATAAGAAGAAGGGTGCACTTGAGTTACCAACGGCTATGATCGATGTTGGGAAAACCACTTCCCATGATCACCTCACTGGGGGGATTGTGGTGGAGAATCCACCAAGGGACACTCTGTCATTGAAATAG